The proteins below come from a single Kitasatospora sp. NBC_00315 genomic window:
- a CDS encoding RNA polymerase sigma factor, protein MTVTPALIEAAKAGDSAAWTELYRLYQGRVLSFLTRRTGNRALAEDLTQDTFVRAMAGIGGYQFTGTDMGAWIITIARNLMLDHDKRRSTRRESAFETVADTDAGIRVEDLVMAIVEADRVFAALSALNDHQRTAVTLRYWGGLSSKEIATRIGLRVGAVKTLTYRARVNLRRTLAEEPSP, encoded by the coding sequence ATGACTGTCACGCCGGCGCTGATCGAGGCCGCCAAGGCCGGCGACAGCGCTGCCTGGACCGAGCTGTATCGGCTCTATCAGGGTCGAGTGCTGTCATTCCTGACGCGACGCACCGGGAATCGCGCACTGGCCGAGGATCTGACCCAGGACACTTTTGTCAGGGCAATGGCGGGAATCGGCGGATACCAGTTCACCGGCACCGACATGGGGGCCTGGATAATCACCATCGCCCGTAATCTGATGCTCGACCACGACAAACGGCGCTCGACCCGTCGGGAGTCGGCCTTCGAGACCGTCGCCGACACCGACGCGGGTATTCGGGTGGAGGATCTCGTGATGGCGATCGTCGAGGCCGACCGGGTATTCGCGGCGCTCTCGGCCCTGAACGACCACCAGCGGACGGCGGTGACACTCCGCTACTGGGGCGGTCTGAGCTCCAAGGAGATCGCCACCCGGATCGGCCTGCGGGTCGGCGCGGTCAAGACCCTCACCTACCGCGCCCGGGTCAACCTCCGCCGCACGCTGGCCGAGGAGCCCTCGCCCTGA
- a CDS encoding multiprotein-bridging factor 1 family protein: MQLTGDTSDATTPAQRFGAVVHEAAQRAGYDLTPGTGGRLALARETGMSASAVGRMLRGETLPRPSQFQRIAQVVHVDLHELLVRGGIVSEDSANDLGRGVRSPITPEEALDSWGVTHPVIRKFLLATIAQGITLQRESGHESRGGGAAHM, translated from the coding sequence ATGCAGTTGACAGGTGACACCTCGGACGCGACCACCCCGGCCCAACGCTTCGGGGCCGTCGTCCACGAGGCCGCGCAACGAGCCGGCTACGACCTCACCCCGGGGACCGGCGGGCGCCTCGCACTGGCCCGGGAGACCGGAATGAGCGCTTCTGCGGTGGGCCGCATGCTGCGCGGCGAAACGCTTCCGAGACCCTCCCAATTCCAGCGAATTGCCCAGGTGGTGCACGTCGACCTGCACGAGCTGCTGGTGCGCGGCGGGATTGTTTCCGAGGATTCCGCAAACGATCTCGGTCGGGGTGTACGATCACCCATCACTCCCGAAGAAGCACTGGACAGCTGGGGTGTCACCCACCCCGTGATCCGAAAATTCCTCCTCGCCACCATTGCGCAGGGAATCACCCTGCAGCGGGAGAGCGGGCACGAAAGTCGCGGGGGAGGCGCTGCGCACATGTAG
- a CDS encoding nucleosidase, whose amino-acid sequence MRLLGTISPDRPLLVVAVQEEAAYLGEGLPVLLTGIGKINATAALATVLAGGDRPSEIVNLGTAGALRPGWAGTHEIGEVLQHDIDTPVLRALTGRTYGAPITVGEKGPTLATGDLFVSDPAARERLARSADLVDMEGYALATVAERAGVPIRLVKHVSDEAGAGADRTWRESVDTCARVLADWAHDRGL is encoded by the coding sequence ATGCGTCTGCTCGGAACGATCTCCCCCGACCGCCCGCTCCTCGTCGTCGCCGTCCAGGAGGAGGCGGCGTACCTCGGCGAGGGCCTTCCCGTGCTGCTCACCGGGATAGGGAAGATCAACGCGACTGCCGCGCTGGCGACCGTGCTGGCCGGTGGCGACCGGCCGTCGGAGATCGTGAACCTGGGGACCGCCGGGGCGCTGCGCCCGGGCTGGGCCGGCACCCACGAGATCGGCGAGGTGCTCCAGCACGACATCGACACCCCGGTGCTGCGCGCCCTGACCGGCCGCACCTACGGCGCCCCGATCACCGTCGGCGAGAAGGGTCCGACGCTGGCCACCGGTGATCTCTTCGTCTCCGATCCCGCGGCCCGTGAACGCCTGGCCCGCAGCGCCGACCTGGTCGACATGGAGGGGTACGCGCTGGCGACCGTGGCCGAGCGGGCCGGGGTGCCGATCCGGCTGGTCAAGCACGTCAGCGACGAGGCCGGGGCGGGCGCGGACCGCACCTGGCGCGAGTCCGTCGACACCTGTGCCCGCGTACTCGCGGACTGGGCCCACGACCGGGGCCTGTGA
- a CDS encoding transporter substrate-binding domain-containing protein — MTTGTVRGRIGARGRAVAAVALLTAAAGLLGAGSPRGAVLPAAVGGVQAAQQGPPAADPTCDVTKSVPASRQDGPAVQAIRNNRSLVVGVDQNSYRWGARNPSTGEIEGFDIDLAKAIGTAIMGDPSRITFKAVPTAERVEFLQDGKVDMIVRTMTITCDRLGQVAFSKPYFKTSNRLLVPKAAGVKTFDEALKGRTSCAARSSSAEDELKANPRGSTLVSVENQLDCLVLMQLGKVDATMTDDGLAAGQAAQDTTVTMLDERVRPGYMGVAMKLGNDDLVARVNQVLADYQASGGWRAAYDKWLKPTMHDDADQFRP; from the coding sequence ATGACCACAGGAACGGTACGGGGACGAATCGGCGCCCGGGGCCGCGCGGTGGCGGCGGTGGCGCTGCTGACGGCGGCGGCCGGCCTGCTCGGCGCGGGAAGCCCGCGGGGGGCCGTGCTGCCGGCCGCCGTGGGCGGTGTGCAGGCGGCGCAGCAGGGCCCGCCGGCGGCGGATCCGACCTGCGACGTGACGAAGAGCGTGCCGGCGAGCCGCCAGGACGGCCCCGCCGTCCAGGCGATCAGGAACAACCGGAGCCTGGTCGTCGGCGTCGACCAGAACAGCTACCGGTGGGGGGCGCGCAACCCGTCCACGGGTGAGATCGAGGGCTTCGACATCGACCTCGCCAAGGCCATCGGCACGGCCATCATGGGCGATCCCTCCAGGATCACCTTCAAGGCGGTGCCGACGGCCGAGCGGGTCGAGTTCCTCCAGGACGGCAAGGTCGACATGATCGTCCGCACCATGACGATCACCTGCGACCGGCTCGGCCAGGTCGCCTTCTCCAAGCCGTACTTCAAGACCTCCAACCGCCTGCTGGTGCCCAAGGCGGCGGGCGTGAAGACCTTCGACGAGGCGTTGAAGGGCAGGACGTCCTGCGCGGCGCGCAGTTCCTCGGCCGAGGACGAGCTGAAGGCCAACCCGCGCGGCTCGACGCTCGTCTCCGTCGAGAACCAGCTGGACTGCCTGGTGCTGATGCAGCTCGGCAAGGTCGACGCGACGATGACCGACGACGGCCTGGCCGCCGGGCAGGCCGCCCAGGACACCACCGTCACCATGCTGGACGAGCGGGTCCGGCCCGGCTACATGGGCGTGGCGATGAAACTGGGCAACGACGACCTGGTCGCCCGGGTCAACCAGGTACTGGCCGACTACCAGGCGAGCGGGGGGTGGCGGGCCGCCTACGACAAGTGGCTCAAGCCCACCATGCACGACGACGCCGACCAGTTCCGGCCGTGA
- a CDS encoding tetratricopeptide repeat protein has protein sequence MSEACARPDCTGGGVIDEDGFCTECGLAPAVAVPVGGPEASGEPGAEPAGGPGSACTRDCPGTIDPDGYCDECGLAAEPAGPGPGRPHLPSARLAPESSRSLRTSRTGSARSMSGRSRAHRSTRTGSGRSLSVRSSRAGGSAATRSRLGAGLVTVPTVPGQDPSQAVLTDPQVPERKRFCSRCDAPVGREKNGAPGRPEGFCTQCGTPYSFTPKLRRGDLVGGQYEVLGCLAHGGLGWIYLAVDRRVNDKWVVLKGLLDTGDEDALAVAVAERRFLAEVDHPNIVRIINFAEHPDPRTGSTDGYIVMEYVGGKSLKDIADERRTPDGRREPLPVEQAIAYALEALPALGHLHSRGLVYCDFKIDNVIQSEDSLKIIDMGAVRRLDDDGPIYGTVGYQAPEIATDGPTPASDLYTVARTLAVLSFDFQGYSTTYREELPGPEDVPLFAAYESYYRFLLRATDPDPARRFSSAEEMADQLTGVLREILALRDDRPRPALSTLFGPELRVVDTELVALATTPGELRVTPLDPAAAALALPVPRVDPEDPNAGFLAALIATDPDEALTALAGAPAESVERTLRELRARLELGHAAEAQESLAALESDHQGDWRVVWYRGLAALTAAGSATGTARTGQLTAAAEAFDALYDAFPGEAAPKLALGVCAELLGNGEDAAEFYRLVWTTDHAYVSAAFALARVRLAAGERADAVRALESVPATSSHHTAARIGAVRARLRERPATDPLGGDLGACSDQLTRLGLDDRRREELAVEVLGAALGWVLAGRPGAEGGELTVLGQPVAERELRFALEHSYRVLARLADRAQVRIEMVERANRTRPRTWV, from the coding sequence ATGAGCGAGGCGTGTGCGCGGCCGGACTGCACCGGCGGCGGGGTCATCGACGAGGACGGGTTCTGCACCGAGTGCGGGCTGGCGCCGGCCGTGGCCGTACCGGTCGGCGGCCCGGAGGCGTCCGGGGAGCCGGGCGCGGAGCCGGCCGGCGGCCCGGGATCGGCCTGCACCCGGGACTGCCCGGGGACGATCGACCCGGACGGCTACTGCGACGAGTGCGGTCTGGCGGCCGAGCCGGCCGGGCCCGGCCCCGGGCGGCCGCACCTGCCCTCGGCCCGGCTCGCCCCGGAGTCCTCGCGCTCGCTGCGCACCTCCCGCACGGGCTCCGCGCGCTCGATGTCCGGCCGCTCCCGCGCGCACCGCTCGACCCGTACCGGCAGCGGCCGTTCCCTGTCGGTGCGCAGCAGCCGGGCCGGCGGCAGCGCCGCCACCCGCAGCCGGCTGGGCGCGGGCCTGGTGACCGTCCCGACCGTGCCCGGCCAGGACCCTTCCCAGGCCGTCCTGACCGACCCGCAGGTGCCGGAGCGCAAGCGCTTCTGCTCCAGGTGCGACGCCCCGGTGGGCCGGGAGAAGAACGGCGCGCCCGGCCGGCCCGAGGGCTTCTGCACCCAGTGCGGCACGCCCTACTCGTTCACGCCCAAGCTGCGGCGCGGCGACCTGGTCGGCGGCCAGTACGAGGTGCTGGGCTGCCTGGCGCACGGCGGCCTCGGCTGGATCTACCTGGCGGTCGACCGCCGCGTCAACGACAAGTGGGTGGTGCTCAAGGGCCTGCTGGACACCGGGGACGAGGACGCGCTGGCGGTGGCCGTGGCCGAACGCCGCTTCCTGGCCGAGGTGGACCACCCGAACATCGTCCGCATCATCAACTTCGCCGAGCACCCCGACCCGCGCACCGGCTCGACCGACGGCTACATCGTGATGGAGTACGTCGGCGGCAAGTCGCTCAAGGACATCGCCGACGAGCGCCGCACCCCGGACGGCCGGCGCGAGCCGCTGCCGGTCGAGCAGGCGATCGCGTACGCGCTGGAGGCGCTGCCCGCGCTGGGCCACCTGCACAGCCGGGGGCTGGTGTACTGCGACTTCAAGATCGACAACGTGATCCAGAGCGAGGACTCGCTCAAGATCATCGACATGGGTGCCGTCCGCCGCCTCGACGACGACGGCCCGATCTACGGCACCGTCGGCTACCAGGCGCCCGAGATCGCCACCGACGGCCCCACCCCCGCCTCCGACCTCTACACGGTGGCCCGCACCCTCGCGGTGCTGAGCTTCGACTTCCAGGGCTACAGCACCACGTACCGCGAGGAGCTGCCCGGCCCCGAGGACGTCCCGCTCTTCGCCGCGTACGAGTCGTACTACCGCTTCCTGCTCCGCGCCACCGACCCGGATCCGGCCCGCCGGTTCTCCTCCGCCGAGGAGATGGCCGACCAGCTGACCGGCGTGCTGCGGGAGATCCTGGCGTTGCGCGACGACCGGCCGCGGCCCGCGCTGTCCACGCTCTTCGGACCGGAACTGCGGGTCGTCGACACCGAGCTGGTGGCGCTCGCCACGACACCCGGCGAACTTCGGGTCACCCCGCTCGACCCGGCCGCCGCCGCCCTCGCACTGCCCGTCCCCCGGGTCGACCCCGAGGACCCCAACGCCGGGTTCCTCGCCGCGCTGATCGCCACGGACCCGGACGAGGCGCTCACCGCCCTCGCCGGCGCCCCCGCCGAGTCGGTCGAGCGGACCCTGCGCGAGCTGCGGGCCCGTCTCGAACTCGGCCACGCCGCCGAGGCGCAGGAGTCGCTCGCCGCGCTGGAGAGCGACCACCAGGGCGACTGGCGGGTGGTCTGGTACCGGGGGCTGGCCGCGCTGACGGCCGCCGGCAGCGCGACCGGCACGGCCCGCACCGGGCAGCTGACCGCCGCCGCCGAGGCGTTCGACGCGCTCTACGACGCCTTCCCCGGCGAGGCCGCGCCGAAGCTGGCGCTCGGTGTCTGCGCCGAACTGCTCGGCAACGGCGAGGACGCCGCGGAGTTCTACCGCCTGGTGTGGACCACCGACCACGCCTACGTCAGCGCCGCCTTCGCCCTGGCCCGGGTACGGCTCGCGGCCGGGGAGCGCGCGGACGCCGTCCGAGCGCTGGAGTCGGTGCCCGCCACCTCCAGCCACCACACCGCCGCCCGGATCGGCGCCGTCCGGGCCCGGCTGCGCGAGCGGCCCGCCACCGATCCGCTCGGCGGGGACCTCGGCGCCTGCTCCGACCAGCTCACCCGGCTCGGCCTGGACGACCGGCGGCGGGAGGAACTCGCCGTCGAGGTGCTGGGCGCCGCGCTCGGCTGGGTGCTCGCCGGCCGCCCCGGCGCGGAGGGCGGGGAGCTCACCGTGCTGGGACAACCCGTCGCCGAACGGGAACTGCGCTTCGCCCTGGAACACTCCTACCGGGTACTCGCCCGGTTGGCCGACCGGGCGCAGGTCAGGATCGAGATGGTGGAACGGGCCAACCGGACCCGCCCCAGGACGTGGGTGTAA
- a CDS encoding PP2C family serine/threonine-protein phosphatase, which produces MPQQTVCPSCSEPLDPQDVYCGACGTGRHDPGPRAMPAGWVAGPGPATASAGAGERAGAGDRAAAGDSPTLRMSLAQRPGPGLVPGVDCAHCGAPQVTTDGYCEACGGAQPRPRDHMEKVLAGVAGVSDRGVRHHRNEDSFTVAATSLPGGVPAVVAVVCDGVSSSDRPDEASETAVDSASEALLTALERGEDPTVAMRAAIAEAARAVAALAEEGGSPARPDVNAPACTYVSAVAAAGRVTIGWVGDTRAYWIPDDRVSAEPFRLTQDDSWAARMVEAGLMAEAEAYADPRAHAITGWLGADAEEVVPHTLDFTPHVPGVLLVCTDGLWNYAEAATDLAYLVRSDARTDPLAAARTLVTFAIEAGGHDNITVAVLPVLPATDLAGTGHAATVADLPVTGSPAEPEPPEHDDTLPDIPVIGSPRAPLPPLPPRPPVPPQPVQPQPVQPVPPAAPPAVPAPPQHAPAR; this is translated from the coding sequence ATGCCGCAGCAGACCGTGTGTCCGAGCTGTTCCGAGCCGCTGGATCCGCAGGACGTGTACTGCGGAGCCTGCGGCACCGGCCGCCACGACCCGGGACCGAGGGCGATGCCGGCCGGCTGGGTCGCCGGTCCGGGCCCGGCAACCGCCTCCGCCGGTGCCGGTGAGCGGGCCGGTGCCGGTGATCGGGCCGCCGCCGGGGATTCGCCGACCCTGCGGATGAGCCTGGCCCAGCGCCCCGGCCCCGGCCTGGTGCCGGGCGTGGACTGCGCGCACTGCGGCGCGCCGCAGGTCACCACCGACGGGTACTGCGAAGCCTGCGGCGGTGCCCAGCCCCGCCCGCGCGACCACATGGAGAAGGTGCTCGCGGGCGTCGCCGGGGTGAGCGACCGGGGTGTGCGCCACCATCGCAACGAGGACTCCTTCACCGTCGCCGCCACGTCGCTGCCCGGGGGCGTCCCCGCCGTGGTCGCGGTGGTCTGCGACGGCGTCTCCTCCTCCGACCGGCCCGACGAGGCCTCCGAGACCGCCGTGGACAGCGCCTCCGAAGCCCTGCTGACGGCGCTGGAGCGGGGCGAGGACCCGACCGTCGCGATGCGCGCCGCGATCGCCGAGGCCGCCCGCGCGGTCGCCGCCCTGGCCGAGGAGGGCGGCTCGCCCGCCCGGCCCGACGTCAACGCCCCGGCCTGCACCTACGTCAGCGCGGTCGCGGCCGCCGGCCGGGTCACCATCGGCTGGGTGGGCGACACCCGGGCGTACTGGATCCCCGACGACCGGGTCTCGGCCGAGCCGTTCCGGCTGACCCAGGACGACTCCTGGGCCGCCCGGATGGTCGAGGCCGGTTTGATGGCCGAGGCCGAGGCGTACGCCGACCCGCGCGCGCACGCGATCACCGGCTGGCTCGGCGCCGACGCCGAGGAGGTCGTCCCGCACACCCTGGACTTCACCCCGCACGTGCCCGGCGTCCTGCTGGTCTGCACCGACGGACTGTGGAACTACGCCGAGGCGGCCACCGACCTCGCGTACCTCGTACGCTCCGACGCCCGGACGGATCCGCTCGCGGCGGCCCGCACGCTGGTGACGTTCGCCATCGAGGCCGGCGGCCACGACAACATCACCGTCGCCGTGCTGCCGGTCCTGCCCGCCACCGATCTGGCCGGCACCGGGCACGCCGCCACCGTGGCGGACCTGCCGGTGACCGGCTCCCCGGCCGAACCCGAACCGCCGGAGCACGACGACACCCTGCCGGACATCCCCGTGATCGGCTCGCCGCGGGCACCGCTGCCGCCGCTCCCCCCGCGACCGCCCGTCCCGCCGCAGCCCGTCCAGCCGCAGCCCGTCCAGCCGGTGCCCCCGGCGGCGCCGCCCGCCGTACCCGCGCCGCCGCAGCACGCGCCCGCGCGCTGA
- a CDS encoding VWA domain-containing protein — MATLAKSNLPRFDVDIFQNEFLADGAREVNAIVTVTATGGGTSGGRPLPTDAGPQGDGAAQSSAVVIMVDCSGSMEYPASKMRGARDATAAAIDTVRDGVAFAVVAGTHEAKEVYPGDGGLAIAGPATRSAAKEALRRLTPGGGTAMGGWLAKADRLFLTRRDIPIRHAILLTDGKNEHESAADLDRAIERVTGHFTADCRGVGTDWQVAELRKISSALLGSVDIVAEPSGLVEDFRSMMENAMGKQVADVALRVWTPANAVVKFVKQVAPSVEDLTGRRAEAGPRAGDYPTGSWGDESRDYHVCIEVPAAGVGNVMLAARISLVLPQPGGAAPEVLSQGLVKAVWTDDLASSTRISPQVAHYTGQAELASSIQEGLAAHRAGDLDRATAKLGAAVRIAHAIGNEGTFKLLQKVVDVVDPKEGTVRFRKDVSEADSMTLETRSTKTVRVKK; from the coding sequence ATGGCCACTCTGGCAAAGTCGAATCTGCCCCGGTTCGACGTGGACATCTTCCAGAACGAGTTCCTCGCGGACGGCGCCCGCGAGGTCAACGCGATCGTCACCGTGACCGCCACCGGCGGGGGCACCTCGGGCGGCCGTCCGCTGCCGACCGACGCCGGTCCGCAGGGCGACGGCGCGGCGCAGTCCTCGGCCGTGGTGATCATGGTCGACTGCTCGGGCTCGATGGAGTACCCCGCGAGCAAGATGCGCGGCGCGCGGGACGCCACCGCCGCCGCCATCGACACCGTCCGCGACGGCGTCGCGTTCGCGGTGGTGGCCGGCACCCACGAGGCCAAGGAGGTCTACCCCGGCGACGGCGGCCTGGCGATCGCCGGCCCCGCCACCCGGAGCGCGGCCAAGGAGGCGCTGCGCCGGCTCACCCCCGGCGGCGGCACCGCGATGGGCGGGTGGCTGGCCAAGGCCGACCGGCTCTTCCTGACCCGGCGCGACATCCCCATCCGGCACGCGATCCTGCTCACCGACGGGAAGAACGAGCACGAGAGCGCCGCCGACCTCGACCGCGCGATCGAGCGGGTGACCGGCCACTTCACCGCCGACTGCCGGGGGGTGGGCACCGACTGGCAGGTGGCCGAGCTGCGGAAGATCTCCTCCGCCCTGCTCGGCAGCGTCGACATCGTGGCGGAGCCGTCCGGCCTGGTCGAGGACTTCCGCTCGATGATGGAGAACGCGATGGGCAAGCAGGTCGCGGACGTCGCCCTGCGGGTCTGGACGCCCGCCAACGCCGTGGTGAAGTTCGTCAAGCAGGTCGCCCCCAGCGTCGAGGACCTCACCGGGCGCCGGGCCGAGGCCGGCCCGAGGGCCGGTGACTACCCCACCGGCTCCTGGGGCGACGAGAGCCGCGACTACCACGTCTGCATCGAGGTGCCGGCCGCGGGCGTCGGCAACGTGATGCTCGCCGCCCGGATCAGCCTGGTGCTGCCGCAACCGGGCGGGGCGGCGCCCGAGGTGCTCTCCCAAGGTCTGGTCAAGGCCGTCTGGACGGACGACCTGGCCTCCTCCACCCGGATCAGCCCGCAGGTCGCCCACTACACCGGGCAGGCCGAGCTCGCCTCCTCGATCCAGGAGGGCCTGGCCGCGCACCGCGCGGGCGATCTGGACCGGGCGACGGCCAAGCTCGGCGCCGCCGTGCGGATCGCCCACGCGATCGGCAACGAGGGCACGTTCAAACTGCTGCAGAAGGTGGTGGATGTGGTGGATCCGAAGGAGGGTACGGTTCGGTTTCGTAAGGATGTCAGCGAGGCCGACTCGATGACCCTGGAGACCCGGTCGACCAAGACCGTTCGCGTCAAGAAGTGA
- a CDS encoding FHA domain-containing protein, with amino-acid sequence MPICPRGHESQAEDWCDFCGFPMTPPPGLAVPGRVAPAPAQPAPAPARAFPDVTEGLTVCPICRSPQTGRYCEECGYDYDLSSPSRRQPPAPAPASLAPPAPPAPAAPGGIPAAYGGTRAPQQAQQAQQAQQPPRPQQPGAPSGGYGYPQPSSYEPRAEYEKPAPYERPTFEKPAPYEPPAPYEQAPYEQPRYEQAPYEQPQYEQRGYEQPGAYPEPAPYQEPGGYQEPGRPYEQPGGYRQPDGFERPGAQESAGGPVYAQPGPTPQGEEFGTSFKLAPPLVPGSARTPAHGVASPGAEQTRGTWMAVVSADREYFTDMMARSGPEAAGLFFPPYCPERRIPLTGRGQLRIGRRSQQRGTVPEIDLSVPPEDPGASHQHALLAEQADGSWVLVDQDSTNGTTVNGGAESVAPHTAIPLNDGDRVHVGAWTTITLHRS; translated from the coding sequence ATGCCGATCTGCCCGAGGGGCCATGAGTCGCAGGCCGAGGACTGGTGCGACTTCTGCGGCTTCCCGATGACACCGCCGCCCGGCCTGGCCGTACCGGGCCGGGTCGCGCCCGCCCCGGCGCAGCCCGCTCCCGCGCCGGCCCGGGCGTTCCCGGACGTCACCGAGGGGCTCACGGTCTGCCCGATCTGCCGCAGCCCGCAGACCGGCCGGTACTGCGAGGAGTGCGGGTACGACTACGACCTCTCCTCCCCCTCGCGCCGCCAACCGCCCGCGCCGGCGCCCGCGAGCCTCGCGCCCCCGGCTCCACCGGCACCCGCGGCGCCGGGCGGCATCCCGGCCGCGTACGGCGGTACCCGGGCACCCCAGCAGGCCCAGCAGGCCCAGCAGGCCCAGCAGCCGCCCCGGCCGCAGCAGCCGGGGGCCCCCTCCGGCGGGTACGGCTACCCGCAGCCGTCGTCCTACGAGCCGCGGGCCGAGTACGAGAAGCCCGCGCCGTACGAGCGGCCGACGTTCGAGAAGCCCGCGCCGTACGAGCCCCCCGCGCCGTACGAGCAGGCGCCGTACGAACAGCCCCGGTACGAGCAGGCCCCTTACGAGCAGCCGCAGTACGAGCAGCGCGGCTACGAGCAGCCCGGGGCCTACCCCGAACCCGCTCCGTACCAGGAGCCCGGCGGGTACCAGGAGCCCGGCCGTCCGTACGAGCAGCCGGGCGGGTACCGGCAGCCGGACGGGTTCGAGCGCCCCGGTGCGCAGGAGTCGGCCGGCGGCCCGGTCTACGCGCAGCCGGGGCCGACCCCGCAGGGTGAGGAGTTCGGCACCTCCTTCAAGCTCGCCCCGCCGCTCGTCCCGGGCTCGGCGCGGACCCCCGCGCACGGCGTCGCCTCCCCGGGGGCCGAGCAGACCCGCGGGACCTGGATGGCGGTGGTCTCCGCCGACCGCGAGTACTTCACCGACATGATGGCGCGCAGCGGTCCCGAGGCCGCCGGGCTGTTCTTCCCGCCGTACTGCCCGGAGCGGCGGATCCCGCTGACCGGGCGGGGCCAGCTGCGGATCGGCCGGCGCAGCCAGCAGCGCGGCACCGTGCCGGAGATCGATCTCTCGGTGCCCCCGGAGGACCCGGGGGCCTCGCACCAGCACGCGCTGCTGGCCGAGCAGGCGGACGGCAGCTGGGTGCTGGTGGACCAGGACTCCACCAACGGCACGACGGTCAACGGCGGCGCGGAGTCGGTCGCCCCGCACACCGCTATCCCGCTGAACGACGGGGACCGCGTGCACGTCGGCGCCTGGACCACGATCACGCTGCACCGTTCCTGA
- a CDS encoding ATP-binding cassette domain-containing protein yields the protein MTAAITADGIRQRYGDVQAVDGVSLTVETGEFYGILGPNGAGKTTTLEILEGIRQPDEGRVELLGLSPWPRNKELLPRIGVQFQASAFFNKLTARETIRTFASFYGVGAKRADAMLERVGLAESASAMTDKMSGGQAQRLSIACALAHDPELVFLDEPTTGLDPQARRNLWDLLRDINGEGRTVVLTTHYLDEAEILCDRVSVMDHGKVLRTGAPAALVRDIDDTVRVSVESGVLSLESARELLTAAGAESASVEDDGVSLTVATRAPAPVLAVLAEHGALRGLEVRGATLEDVFLQLTGREYRA from the coding sequence ATGACTGCAGCTATCACCGCCGACGGCATACGTCAGCGGTACGGGGATGTCCAGGCTGTCGACGGGGTGTCACTCACCGTCGAGACTGGCGAGTTCTACGGAATCCTGGGGCCCAACGGGGCCGGCAAGACCACCACTCTGGAGATCCTGGAGGGGATCCGCCAGCCCGACGAGGGCCGCGTCGAGCTGCTGGGGCTGTCGCCCTGGCCTCGTAACAAGGAGCTGCTGCCGCGCATCGGCGTGCAGTTCCAGGCCTCCGCGTTCTTCAACAAGCTGACGGCGCGGGAGACCATCCGCACCTTCGCGTCCTTCTACGGGGTAGGTGCCAAGCGGGCCGACGCGATGCTCGAACGGGTCGGGCTCGCCGAGTCCGCCTCGGCCATGACCGACAAGATGTCCGGCGGCCAGGCCCAGCGCCTGTCCATCGCCTGCGCGCTGGCGCACGATCCGGAGCTCGTCTTCCTCGACGAGCCCACCACCGGGCTCGACCCGCAGGCCCGTCGCAACCTCTGGGACCTGCTGCGCGACATCAACGGCGAGGGCCGGACCGTCGTGCTCACCACCCACTACCTGGACGAGGCCGAGATCCTCTGCGACCGCGTCTCGGTGATGGACCACGGCAAGGTGCTGCGGACCGGGGCACCCGCGGCACTGGTACGCGACATCGACGACACCGTCCGGGTCAGCGTGGAGTCCGGCGTGCTCTCCCTGGAGTCCGCCCGCGAGCTGCTCACGGCGGCCGGCGCCGAGAGCGCCTCGGTGGAGGACGACGGCGTCTCGCTCACGGTCGCCACCCGCGCCCCCGCACCGGTGCTCGCCGTGCTCGCCGAGCACGGCGCCCTGCGTGGCCTGGAAGTACGCGGCGCCACCCTGGAGGACGTCTTCCTCCAGCTCACCGGACGGGAGTACCGCGCATGA